Sequence from the Bicyclus anynana chromosome 2, ilBicAnyn1.1, whole genome shotgun sequence genome:
TAGACTAACCGAGTTACTCCAATATGCGGAATAAAGATGAATATAACAAGCGCtatcaacattttaaaattaaaatttgttatgataatgaccgggcTGGACAGCCTAATGTGCAACCtactactgaaaatttcttggatgGAAGAAAAACCCAGTACTTTACACCTTGACCTGGGACTCGAATATGATTCGTAGACAACTAGGACAACAAGATTAACATAGataaacctttttttaattcactaCTTGTACCTTGTACTTTATGTCGGTTACATAAggcttatattttagttttgttaTATCGAAGCAATTAGTCTAAaacttatactcgtatatgcaaCTATCAACTTCATTCAgccaatcaaatcaaaatataccttgtacctttattattttatcttcaatactttcttttaattattacacCGCAAATATTTACTGGTTGAATATTGTTGTCTTCCTCAACGAGATGTGGATCGAAAATGTAGGCACAgggttatttaatttaatattctcaTAGCGTCGATAAGAATAATAATTGCGAACATTAAAGCGATAATACAATATAGTttgtaaatcattatataataatataataattaaagatagTTATAGATATcttcattatataataaatgttgTGACGTTCAGTTTAACATTGCCTCCTATTGACTGATGTTGTGTTTTCATCCAAATTTTACAGTGCCTCTTGTTTGTAAtataaagtattaataatttGTGCGTTAAAAATTGATAATACCTACAGTCGAAATCAAaatgattgtaaaaaaattgatCTGTGTCTTGATTTTGGTTCAACTGTTAGAAATATCAAAATCCGCAAAAATATTAGCAGTTTTACCAATTCCTGTTTTAAGTCATCAAATGGTGTTTCGAGAGTTAACACAAGAGCTGGCAAGACGTGGTCACCAAATTACGGTTGCCACCGGATTTCCTTTATATCCAAAAGGACAGGCGCCAGCTAATTATACTGAGATTGATATACGTCCAGTGACAGACAATGTACGTGCACATCTATTAAATGAAGATATAAAATCATCGGATGATATGGTCGCTCAGTTTGAAGTGACTTTTAGAGCAGGTACTCGAATAATTGAGGGATTACTTGAATTTGAAGATATGGACAATTTAGTCAAAGATAAAAATGCCCATTTTGATCTAATTTTCATAGAAGACTGCGCAAAATCAATGTTGATCTATTCTCACATATTTAATGCGCCGGTTATAGAGATAAGTTCCTTTGGCGGCACTTTCAAGACGTTTGAGGCAGTAGGTGCACTGACACACCCAATCTTATATCCTCTTGCTGTCagacaaaaatataatgatCTGTCGATGTGGGAAAAAATTTCAGAGTTATATCTGTTATACAAAATCGAAAAACTGTACAATGATGCTGACACTTTGGAAACAGAGCTAATACGAAAACGTTTCGGAAAAAACACTCCAAGCATTCATgacctacaaaaaaatatacacatgtTGTTTTTGAACATACATCCTATTTGGGATTCAAATCGACCTGTTCCTCCTAATGTTATATACTTAGGAGGTCTGCATCAGAAACCGCACAACGATTTACCTGAGGTAATTAAACTAAGCTAATAATTTACTTACTAATCGTAGACCATTTATTGCTTGACTGTAAAAAACTTAGAATAAATTGGCTTATTCAACGCATACACGGTAAGGGCAATAAACTATTTAAGGCAGCATTCGAAATAAAccattagataaaaaaatattgtcacagTTATCATGATTATTGAATAATTCCTTTAGGTACGcccaaaaaaaattactttttaaatcagTCTGGCAAACCAAagtaacaacaaacaaataaaaatactatgtaTGACTATTTTATCTTATACcttgattattatatatatttatttatagttatttagactttatttttatttttagtcagAAAGTTCTTAAAACACAAAGACTAATTGAACTTGTACATGATGttatgatgaaatctaagatctATCTTATCTTATCGTGCTGATTTGGAAGGGATATCGCTTGTTTGACCAATATGTCTAGTATGTTATTCTCATGGCAACGTACCTACAATACTATCTAATCtccttctatactaataatataaagctgaagagtttgtttgtttgggtagtaaaacgcgctaatctcaggaactactggtccgatttgaaaaattctttcagtgtaagatagcccatttatctagtaaggttaaaggctatatattattcctgtattcctacgggaacgggaaccacgcgggtgaaacagctagtaataaatactaataataatacatttactaaataattaattattttttataaatttaatctcaaaaacataatattactcATTAGTTGgagtgaaagaggacatgtattTAAAGGGAGTGGATGAAGAGTAGACGAGTTCTAAAGACGAATGGTGATGAGTGACATATTTTGTTGACCCcactttacttaaatacttaaaatacatTCTAGTATTACGCATAGTTGGCATCCTAAGGTGCTGaaaccctgcactagaaagcgcagtgttgatcgatcccccagttggactgacgacatcatcaAGCAAGTCCGTCTAGTCAAGTCACTggttgcaggcggctcaggattctGATCTTTGGatgttcctacaaaaggcctatgtcctgcagtggacgtcaatcggctgatatgatgatgatgattatgtatagataaaataattttaataaatttttacttaccctatatttattaatttcatcgtATTcgatcaaattaattattaggcCGGCCGCATACACTTGTTTTTcgtattcgttttcctaatgcgtTATATCGATTTGGAATTACGTGAGACTATCACAGAGTGTACGTTTTATTCTCATTCGGAATGTAGGTAAAATTATTAACGCAAGGGTTTGCATTCGTTACGTACGCGCAGAGTTAGTTCCGTTCGGAAAAAAGGTACATAGGTATTATGATTTCATCGGATTCGAAGAAAAACGTATAATAGGCCGGTCTTAGATCTCAGACAACCTCGGCAACGCGTCCTTGATATGGTGTTGATAAGATAGAGTGtgtttttaaagataatatttttatacttacagGATTTAAAATCATCTCTTGACGCTTCAAACAATGGTGTTATATATGTCAGTTTTGGAACCAACGTTGATACGACAATACTACACGCTGAAAAACTACAAATATTTGTTAACGTCTTTTCCAAACTGCCGTATGACGTGTATTGGAAGTGGAATGACGAAAATCTGCCcaaattatctaaaaatattaagGTTATGAAATGGTTTCCTCAATCAGATTTATTAAGTAAGTATGATTTTTTCGCTATGAGTGATTATTGGATAATCGTCAGTGTATATTTTTCCCCCTCTACAGACCTTTTTTTTGAAAGCTATAGTAACGCAaagatgtttaaaaaaaagcagAATCGCTACAACTCCGTAAGCGTGTAATTCGTCTAAGCGTTTGTGGGCTACTCTCGcccatatcatattatattatgtaatatttaaaatattagcgcGCGGCATTAGTGTGCGTAGTCATGTACGAGGCGACACACACACGCGCAAGCCGCGAGCGGTACGCGCGGGCGATCGCCCGCCGCCCGGCTGACAGTCCGCACGAGTACCTACGCTCTGCTGCAGTCGGcgacaaattatatttaatttagtattaGTGAATCTTGTTTTATATAATAGGGACCACATTTACCCTATACTGGTGACCCTGGTTAAGAACAACAATGAGTGACAACGGTACGAAAATTGCACCAGCAAGAAAGAAATACGATTGCCACATTGCCACGCGGTGCGCAAACAAGTTTCGCGCTTCAACGGGCGGTCACGTACGGACATCGCAGCCATTTTATACAGAACCGATGGCAGATTTAGCGGACCGAGTGCATGATACAATATCATCAGAGACCGTCGCCGCCGTATCAACGAGCAATCAGGTACAAGATTTGTCGGAAAAAATCGCAGAACTAAAAAGGATAGTGCGGCAACTTACCCTAAAACTTGAAGACGACACGGAACCGTCATATCGTTCTAGCAGCCGCTCCAAATCTCACAACCGACACCACAAAAATACACCGCGACAAAGCATAAAATCTAACACGAGCAAGCAGAATAACCCGGTatgttattatcataataaatatgGTGACGAAGCACGCAAATGTAAAAAACCCTGCGAGTACAAAATGTCGGTAAACACGACAGTGGCCACAAACGATTGCCCTTCGTCGTCGCGTCGCCTCTTCATTACCGATCGCAAAACGAAGACCCAGTTCCTGGTGGACACCGGCAGTGATCTCTGCGTCTTCCCACGGTCAAGCCTGAAGGACAAGCGAGCACCCACGGGCTACACCTTGGCAGCAGCCAACGGTTCAACGATCGCGACCTACGGCTTCGCTTACTTCGAGCTGAACCTAGGACTTCGACGCGTATACCCGTGGCGTTTCGTTGTAGCAGACGTAACTAAACCCATAATTGGTGTTGACTTTCTAGTGCATTACGGCTTAGTTGTAgatgttaaaaataagaaacttaTTGATAAtcttacatcattatcaaccactgcatgtatttcttcttctttcaggGATATAGTTTCTGTCAAAGTGGTCACTGGAGAATCACGATACCATTTGTTATTGGCACGTGATTTTCCAGACATCACACGTCCAGCCGGCACTCATCGCACTATACCTCATAACACACAACACCACATACGCACAACACCAGGCCCTCCCGTCTCTTCCCAACCCAGACGCCTCGCTCCAGACAAATTGAAGATTGTTAAACAGGAGTTCGAAGCCATGCTCGCCAACGGCACTGCGAGGCCTTCGGATAGCCCGTGGTCGTCTCCTCTTCACCTGGCCCCGAAGAAGGACAATGGGTGGCGGCTTTGCGGGGACTATCGGCGACTGAATGCCCGGACCATCCCTGACAGGTACCCGATCCGCCATATACACGACTTTACCCATAGTATCGCTGGCTGCAAGGTCTTCAGCACGATTGATCTGGTGAAAGCCTACAATCAAATACCGGTCTGCGCGGAAGATATCCCTAAAACTTCGATTTCAAGTCCAATAGGGATGTTCGAGTTCCCCTACATGAACTTTGGTCTCCGAAATGCAGGGCAAACCTTCCAGAGGTTCGTCGACGAGATGACGCGTGGGCTGGACTTCATCTACTGCTACATAGATGACTTTCTAATTTTCAGCAGAGACGAGGCTGAACATGAGAGCCATCTGCGGCAGATATTCAGCAGGCTACGGGACTACGGAATGGTAATCAACGTGTCCAAGTGCGTTTTCGGTGCGCCCGAGGTAACCTTCCTAGGTTACAGCATCTCGGAGGCCGGAACCAAACCCTTGGACACGAAAATCCAAGCCATACGCGACTTTCCTCCGCCGAAGGACATTAAGGCACTGAGACGCTTCCTGGGTATGGTCAACTTCTACAGGCGATTCCTGCCCCACGCCGCCCAGACTCAGGCTCCCCTTAACGCCCTTCTCATGGGAACGGCAAAAGGTTCCACTCCCGTCAACCTAACCGGCGATGCTTTGCAGGCATTTTCAGAGACCAAAGAAAGCCTCTCCAACGCTGCTCTTTTAGCACATCCAGACTGTCAAGCCAAGTTATCACTGGTAACAGACGCCTCCGACACTGCGATGGGTGCTGTTTTACAACAGCTACAGGATGATGCATGGCAGCCTCTAGGTTTCTTTTCCCGCAAGCTGAGTCCAGCTCAACAAAAATATTCACCCTACGATCGCGAGCTTCTAGCGATCTACGAGGGCATAAAATACTTTCGCCACATGGTCGAAGCGAGACATTTTACTATCTACACGGACCACAAACCGATAAGTTTCGCGTTTCATGAAAAGAAACAGAACTGTTCGCCTAGGCAGTTCCGTCACTTGGACTTTATCTCCCAGTTCACCACCGATATACGACATATATCTGGCAAAGACAACGTTGTCGCCGATCCACTGTCGCGCATCGAGGAACTGGGAGCTCCAATTAGTCTCGCAGACCTGGCAAAATCTCAAGCCGACGACTCAGAGTTGGCTAATTATCTTGAGGACAACACATCCTTACGTCTCAAGAAGATGAACTTACCTGGGAGTCACGTACCTTTGTACTGTGATGTCAGTACACCGACACCCAGGCCattcatcaccaaaccctttCGGAGACAACTCTTCGAGAGCCTTCACAGTCTCAGCCACCCAGGCGCCAACGCTTCCGCCAAACTGGTTGCTGAACGTTTCGTTTGGCCTGGCGTGCGAAAAGACTGCAGAGAATGGTCTAAACACTGCCTTGCTTGTCAGCGCGCAAAGGTGACAAGGCATGTCTCCTCTCCGTTGGGCACATTCGAACTCCCTCGTGCCCGATTCCAATTCATTCACTGCGACATAATCGGCCCCCTCGCCATTTCACAGGGATACCGCTACTGTCTCACCATAGTGGATCGTTTCACACGCTGGCCTGAAGTCACACCAATGGTCGACATGACTGCCGAAACAGTTGGGAAGGCACTAATATCCTGGATATCCAGATTTGGATGTTTCACGGATGTTGTCACAGATCGCGGACGGCAGTTTGAATCTGCTCTTTTCCAATACCTTGGAAAAGTGATTGGATTTAGACACCGCAGAACAACCGCGTATCACCCAGCTTGCAACGGCCTCGTGGAACGATTCCACAGACAGCTAAAAGCGGCTATAATGTGCCATGCTGATGTGAATTGGGTTGACTCCCTGCCGCTTGTCTTACTCGGCGTAAGGAGCGCATATAAAGAGGACCTACAGACGTCGTCGGCCGAGTTGGTCTATGGTGAGCCGTTACGGCTACCTGGAGAATTTTTCCAGCCAACAGCTCCCGAGTCCACCGACATTACTGACTTTACCACTCGGTTGCGTCAACTTACTCTTAGGTTACAACCATCACCTGCAGCACGGCACAGCaaagacaaaatatttatttttaaagatttaaatacATCTTCGcacgtatttttacgggaaggAGCAGTGCGTGGCTCTTTACAACCACCCTATTCCGGCCCCCACCAAATAATCGAGCGTAACGataaatttttcacaatttcAGTTAGAGGTAAAAGTGTCAACGTATCTATAGATCGCCTTAAACCTGCTTACATACAAAATGACACTTCTCCTATACCCAAACCTACCCAACCTCCCCCTTCTAAACCTAACTTCAATCCCCTATCAAAGCctaaacacaaaacaaaacataacacAGAACACCCTATACAACATAACACAGAACACCCTATACAACTTAACACAGAACACCCTATACAACGTAAACAAAACACTCCGACTCAAGAAAACGTCAAAAAGACGCGTTCGGGACGCGTAGTACGTTTTCCTGATTTTTACAGACCAACATAATttcatacaatatttaaatattatttcacaaGTGTCGAGCAATCGAAACGCACTTCGCCGTTGCACCGGTAAACCGGTTATAGATAAGGTGAAGCACAGCGCTCGCTGTTTCGATGTTTTAGCGAGCGCCTATTTCATTACCTACAACTTTGTTATTACGCTCGCAAATTATTTACATGTATTGACGTTTTtcggttaaaatataaattatttctcttatattttgttatagtaGTAGTAATCATGTTCTAATTTAACTGTCTAatgtatttagttatttctttttacttagtttaatttgtattaggtaataaattattgtgtTACATGTTTTGATCTGCAAATAGGTATTGAGTTGTGTTATCGCtttcacaatattttattttttctctcattgtaatataaatatcaatataaatagTTACTTAACACGATATCACTATGCattcactcaccatcaggtgagactgcagtcaagggatttgtaatttaaaaaatatacatttatctcATCGACCTTAACCAGGTCTCTTGGGGGGGAGTGATGTGGGCTACTCTCGcccatatcatattatattatgtaatatttaaaatattagcgcGCGGCATTAGTGTGCGTAGTCATGTACGAGGCGACACACACACGCGCAAGCCGCGAGCGGTACGCGCGGGCGATCGCCCGCCGCCCGGCTGACAGTCCGCACGAGTACCTACGCTCTGCTGCAGTCGGcgacaaattatatttaatttagtattaGTGAATCTTGTTTTATATAATAGGGACCACATTTACCCTATACGTTCTCAAATTAGACTATtctataaatattgaatttatttaaaactagcggacgcccgcgacttcgtccgcgtgaaagtagatGTAGACTTttatctacctctaccctacccctaccctgccctaccctactccttccctaccctacgctagtccctacccctactctaccctacccattaaggctgcacacgcgacggaagcttaaaaaatgcagtaacttctcccgttttcccaacatttcccttcactgctctgctcctattgattgtagcgtgataaAAACCTGCCtagaagtatgaagaataattgtgctaagtttcgttaaaatccgttgagtagtttttgtttcaataacgaacataccacgcggcgaaagcttaaaaaattgagtaacatctcccgttttcccaacattttccttcactgctctgctcctattaatcgtagcgtgatgaaaagtatactataacctgcccaggagtatgaaaaataattgtagcaagtttcgttaaaatctgtcgagtagtttttgtttctataaagaacatacagacagacagacaaaaattttactgattgcatttttggcatcagtatagaccactaatcaccccctgatagttattttggaaatatatttcatgtacagaattgacctctctacagattgattataagtatagattaagattttaaatttaatataagtcTGAATTTTACAGGACATCCAAAAGTGAAACTTTTTATAACTCAAGCAGGCTTGCAATCTACAGATGAAGCTATTGCTGGTGGCGTCCCAGTTATTGGTGTACCAATGATGTGGGACCAATGGTTTAACGCAGATAAATATGTACAGTTAAAAATTGGTTTAAATTTGGATATTAACACACTCACAGAAACTAAATTAAGGAATGCTATAGAAACAGTTCTTGACAACAAAAAGTGCGTTATATcttatacatattaaatatttattaaattatataatatatagtagaaGTTAGTtctctctgcgtgatcgtatccGAAATGAGGAatttcgcagaagaaccaaagtcatcaaGTCGCGATGCaaaagtgacaatgggcagggcacatacttcgaagagagGGTGGCCGATAGGGTGCCAaccgtaaagcgcagtgttggtcgaaccccacTAGATAGACCGAGTATATGAAATGGGTTGCAGGGAACtgttggatgctggcagctcgagaccgtagtGCTTAGAAGTCCTATGGCCAAGAGGCCTATagccaacagtggacgtccataggctgttaacgatgatgatgataatgatgaaagcaTTGCTCTTCGTGACATATTTCAACCGGCAAAACACTATCGCAATTACTTCTGCTGCTAAGCAGCATTGGTTTACACTATCCCGTAAAATGTGTTCTTTGCGCTTGAGGCTTAGGTTTCCTCAGATTTGTGGACACAGGAAACTCTATATAGGACGTCTTTCTTGCGTACTTTACTACCGGTTTTTTTATGAGCGATAGTTTTTCATTATACTTTCAGTACTCGTATCAGGCCAGTCAATTGATTTCCATAGTAAAGGCAAGATTGAAGATTTGTTCAAAATTAGCGAAATACAACCGCTGTTATGTGGGTCAGTTGacgtcaatctatactaatattacaaagatgaagagtttgtttgtttgcttttgaacgcgctaatctcaggaactactggtccgatttaaaaaaatctttgaatatTAGAttctcatttatcgaggatggctataagctatatattatccccgttttctaacggaaatgggaaccataCGGTTGAAaccccgcggcgtcagctagtgtttatatatttgtagTCAGAGGATAACTTGTCAccacataaaataaaagttaaagtcctatttattattaataaacaaataaattaattataaactaaaatcaACAGAACTTATCTGCGACTTAGGTTCTTGTTATTCATTGTGATCACTGTTTGCTAATTACTGTTTAATTGTTTGCTACTACAATTTAGTAATAGTTATTGTTGTCATAAATATTTAACGCTGTTTcagatacaaagaaaatatactaaagttACGCTCAGTAATGCGTGATCATCCAGAATCACCTCTAGAGAGAGCCGTTTGGTGGACGGAATATGTTTTACGTAATCGAGGGGCAGAACACTTGCGTGCTCCTACTGCGAATATGAGCTGGGTGGAATACTACGAAGTTAAACTTATACTTGTAATTACATCAGCGTTTATTTTAGctttaacattattatcattaatggTGTATAGGATTATAAGGGCTTTTATTCAAAAAGTGAAAACGGACTGAAAGTTGtagcaaaattcaaaattttgtcTAATTGAAGCCGCCTTAAAACCGCTATTCTGAGCGgacacttataataataatatttaagttgttttttattttgctgatttaatattcttttacttATCAGCTGACGTCCATTACCTAATTTATGATGACTATGAATAAAATGTAAAGAACTGAAGTATtcacaaaaaactaaaactgttttctatgctaatattataaagctgaagagtttgtttggatgaatgcgctaatctcaggtccgatttgaaaaattctatcattgttagatagctcatttattgaggaaggctatacgctatattttatctctgtattcctgcgggaacgggaaccacgcagatgaaccccgcgcggcgtctactactttaaatataaattttaaatcacgTTTTGAATATTAACCTTGACACAAAGTTCAACAGCCATCTTGAAGTTAACAAGATTCCACGACAATTATGAAAGCAATTTTCCCACAAATTTTCGGCAATTATGTCTGATAAATGGGAAGGAAAAGTTTATGAAGAAATCAGGAGAgggtaattgaaaaatattacttgCATCATTTAAGGATTCATTTCCAAAAggaataatattaaacaaaccactttgaaataaaaaaaaactcttaagAAACgtttaaaccaaaaaaaaaacttttgttgaGGTAACTAGGTACGAAATATGTGTGAATaatataatcctactaatattgtaatcctactaatattatatactctttaacgccgcaactactgaaccgatttagctgaaatttggaattgaaatagattttacttcgGATTAACACAtgagctacttttcatcccgaaaaaaaatccttggttcccgagggagttgtgaaaaagtaaattttactaGGACGAAGTCGCAGTCGTTAGCTAGTAGACTATATTGTATCAGAATAGTAGACAGGTACTGACTTACACTTGTGGTgtctaaataatttagttatagatattatataattatcgtTCCTTTGAAAAGTCTCTCGATTGGAAATTTCTCGATTCTCAGGATGATATAATAGATAAGCGTCAGTAGGTAATTataacacaataataattaacctcaataacacagaataaaaaaatgtgatgaAATCAttgaagcaattttttttataatatcgttGTAATAGCTGTATCGattgctatttattattataatctactagcggacgcccgcgacttcgtccgcgtgaaagtcgatgtaaactttcaactacccctaccctatccctaccctatcctacccctatcctaccctaccctgccctaccctacccctaccctatccctaccctgccctacgctacccctaccctacctctaccctacccctaattttctttgctataaacctcactgagcccgagacctttccaacgaatgcaaaaccgtggaaatcggttcgtgcgttctggagttttagcgtcaggaaggaaaacccgatttatttttatataataagatatgTTCTACAGTAGGTATCCTATGATTTATAGTACATTTTTTATCTACCCAGAACGCTTTTTCTTTGGTGTGGTATTATTTTGGTATATAAAAAGACGCTAAGGGCTCTCTCCACAGCTTTGAACCTTCGTAATTTAATTCCAGCATTTTCGTTCCCATTTCTTCTAGAAATCCTTTGAGAAACAGACCATCACGTTGTAATGggcattaatatttatatatttatattgtatctaTCGTACGACCTATCTATTTATTCTGTGACATGCTTTGTATAACTTATATTGTGGATTTCTAGTTCCTcaaatttttaacataatataaatacgaAAAGTTTTTCTGGAacatacattgaaaaaaaaaacaatattttgaaattaagaaCTCTTTTAAGTGTGTTTGTATCTAATGTTTGTactataaattaattgaatgtaAATTGTtcgagaaatattttatttattgcattaaataatatgcacataaaaataaaaaccaaaccAGTTTAGAATAATATACAGGGTTTCTTGTATTTATGGTTataacgcaaatggtagattcACCGCATAGGTATCtactatttgcgttttatccattaaggGACAATctgtataacaataataataataaaaaatattatttgttatattctttaaaataaacatttacaaCAGCCGTGCTTagttattgaggcttaaatattaataatgtctTAATACTGTTGCACATACGAGTGTTTATAAGTTTTAAACTTTTATCTAATTACCTTTACATAACAAAACGATCACTATCAAATTTAAGCCTTATTTAACAGGCATAAAGTCGAAAATCTATCATCACCACTTGACAAGCACTCAGTGACTCCAATCTCTGGTCAAAAGTGTTCTTGAAAAGGTCTTCAATTGGGACAGCAACAGATTCAATTGTTAATATCTGCAATTTATGTGGGTACAAGTATGGGTTTATTGTTACTTGAATTCTTGGTCTCTTCCCTTTCTGGATTTGATGTCTTTTGTTCGCAGTGAAATGTAATTGACTGTATGTGTGAACCATTTAAATCGTTACAGTTCAGGATTGTACTAACAAATggaggaaaataaaaataaagtttcatCTATGTAAATCTTGGTGTCCTAATTGTCTACGGATCATATTCGAGTCCGTGGTCAAGCTATAAaagtactgttttttttttcatccaagaaattttcagtagtaGCCTAGAGTTGGAAAGCAGTACCTTAGTCAGCACATAGTCCctgttattatcataataaattttagttttaaaatttgaaagCGCTCTTAAATGCCCAAGGCTCACATTTCGCTCAAGCATTGGAGCTCGGTTAGTCTGAGCTCTAAATTACCTCCTCTAC
This genomic interval carries:
- the LOC112045602 gene encoding UDP-glucosyltransferase 2-like, which encodes MIVKKLICVLILVQLLEISKSAKILAVLPIPVLSHQMVFRELTQELARRGHQITVATGFPLYPKGQAPANYTEIDIRPVTDNVRAHLLNEDIKSSDDMVAQFEVTFRAGTRIIEGLLEFEDMDNLVKDKNAHFDLIFIEDCAKSMLIYSHIFNAPVIEISSFGGTFKTFEAVGALTHPILYPLAVRQKYNDLSMWEKISELYLLYKIEKLYNDADTLETELIRKRFGKNTPSIHDLQKNIHMLFLNIHPIWDSNRPVPPNVIYLGGLHQKPHNDLPEDLKSSLDASNNGVIYVSFGTNVDTTILHAEKLQIFVNVFSKLPYDVYWKWNDENLPKLSKNIKVMKWFPQSDLLRHPKVKLFITQAGLQSTDEAIAGGVPVIGVPMMWDQWFNADKYVQLKIGLNLDINTLTETKLRNAIETVLDNKKYKENILKLRSVMRDHPESPLERAVWWTEYVLRNRGAEHLRAPTANMSWVEYYEVKLILVITSAFILALTLLSLMVYRIIRAFIQKVKTD